The Pirellulales bacterium genome contains the following window.
GGCGCTCGATCATCCTTGGGTCGAGATGCATCCCGCGTATTACATTGCGGGTACGGAAGTCGATGTTGCCCGAGCGCCGCAGAACTACGCCCGGGTGAAGTGCGCCAGCGGCGATCGAATCCTGGCGCTCGGCCGCGACCCGTATTTCCCGGGCTGGCCCGACGTCGTGCAGCTCAACTACGGCAATTCCGAGACGCAGCAGGCGATGATCGACGAATTACAGAAGATCGCCGGGCAATGCGACGGTGTGCGTTGCGACATGGCCATGCTGGTGCTGCCGGAAATCTTCGAGCGCACGTGGGGAATCAAGGCACATCCCTTCTGGCCCAGGGCGATAACTCAGGTTCGTGAAAAAGTTCCCGGCTTTTGTTTCATGGCGGAGTGTTATTGGGACCTGGAGTGGACGCTGCAGCAACAGGGATTCGACTATACCTACGACAAGAGGCTGTACGACCGCTTGCGCGAGAAGCAGGCCCGGCCCGTGCGCGAGCACCTGCGAGCGGGGCTCGATTATCAAGACAAGTTGATGCGCTTCTTGGAAAATCACGACGAACCGCGCGCCGCCGCCGTTTTTTCGCCGCCCACCCATGAAGCGGCAGCGGTCATCACCTATCTGACGCCTGGCCTGCGTTTTTTCCATCAGGGGCAGTTCGAGGGGCGCAAGAAGCACATCTCGCCACACCTCTGCCGAGCGCCCGAAGAGCCGATCGACGAGCGGTTGCAGGGCTTCTACGCGCGGCTGCTCGCCGTTCTTCAGCAGCCAGTGGTTCGCGAGGGGCGGTGGCAGTTGCTGGAATGCGGCCCTGCATGGGAGGGGGACTGGACCAACGACTGCTTTGTCGCTTTCAGCTGGGAAAGCGACGGCGGCGAGCGGCTGATCGTGGGTGTCAATTTTGCCGCGAACCAGAGCCAGTGCTACGTACGTCTTCCGTTTACCGATATGGCCGGCACGCAATGGCGCCTCGAAGATCAATTGAGCGATGCGGTCTACGAGCGCCACGGCCATGACTTGCAGCAGCGCGGACTCTATTTGGACGCAGGCCCTTGGCAAAGCGCGATCTTCTCGCTCACACCGTCAGACGTCCGCCGGTGACCGTGATGCGGAATGATGCGCTTTCAGAATTCGTCAAGACTCGGTGATGACCACCCGTTTCCGGTCAGCGCGACGATCAGCTAAACTGGAACGCAATCCACGCGCCCGTAGCTCAACTGGATAGAGCAGCGGACTTCTAATCCGCAGGTTGCTGGTTCGATTCCAGCCGGGCGTGCTTTCTTAAACCATTCAAACGATAGTGGTTGCGAGGCTTTCCGTTGCTTTCGGATTCCGCGAATTTTCCGGGGTCTCACGGTAAACGTCACGGTTGATTGCTGACGACTGCTTTGGAACAGCCAGCGTTGGAGCGACGCTCTTGCGAGCGGATTGATTCAAGCACCGGTTGTCTTTCCATCTGGACAAGGCGTGCATCTCCTTGCTTGGGGCGTAACGTGGAGAGTGAATGAAACCAAACGATGCGGAACAACGCAACGGTGTGTTGGTTTGCCCGAAGTGCAAGCTCCCGGTTACTGAACCCTATAAAGCCGGAAACTTTTGGGTTCGTCGACATAAGCACCGTCCGCTTGACGGAAGGCGATGCGACTACGGTCTTGGGGAGGGTGAACCGATTAAAAGGCCATGATCCCTGCAAGCCGGACTCATTTTGGGTCCCGCCAGCCAGACTCAAACAGCTGAATCACGTGCCTTGTTGTACGCTTCGCGTAGCAGCATTGTTGTCCGCTCCGCATTACGGCCAACGTAGCACTTGAGCGTAGTATCAATACTTTCGTGCCGCATCTCCACCGCGATGTGCCATCGCCATAGTGTTGGCACAGACCACTCGGATCGGTGTGAAGAGGACCCGCAGTGCGGATGTCCCGTTATGCGAGTTCGACAGTAGCAGGAACTTTTCAGTCACATCGTCCGTGCTGTTCACCCTGAGATACCCGGGCAGTTTTGCGTGCATCCAGATTCGCTCACCCGCACCCAATGCCCCTGCTGTGTGATATCGAAGTCCGCCGTCAGTCTCGAAGGGCAGGTTCCGCAACCGCGGCACTTGCAACGTGACTTCGCCCGCCTTGGTGTGCAACTTACGGCCGTAGTGGCCGGCCGTGGCCCTATCTTCGCGCACGGTGTTGTGCCAATCGAGCATGCCGCGTCAGGCATGCCGGCGCTAAATTCCGGCGCAGGCATCAGGCATCGTGCTTCTCGGCCGCTGGCGTCCATACCTCAGGCTGCTCGAAAAACACTTCTCCACACCCTACTGGCAAGGTCTGCTCGGCCGCTCCGTGACTGACAATGACATCGAGGTCCACAGAGTAGAGTCCCTGGCGTTTGGCATTAAATCGAACGTCGATAGTGTCTGCCATATCCGAACTCAACAGCAACGGTGCGAATTGCATGGCGCTTGCAGGTCGGTCCCCAGCATCAAAGTACCGCTCTGCGAAAAACACATCGCCGGCACCGGCCGCTGGGTCATCGAACTGCACGAGGTAAAGGCTCGTCTCACAAGGTAGCGCGTAATATAGGTGCTGATAGTCCGTCAAATCTCTTCGCCAATTCACCTTGCACTGGATTCGATTCAGCAAGACGTTTTCGAGCTTTGGATTCTTGTGGATCAGAAACCGAATCACGAATGCTGGATTCGTGTAGAAGGCCACTTCTCCGTCAGCAGGATCGAAGATCGTAGCGTAAGGAATCTGCTCGTCATCCTTCACGACGCACGTTTGCAGGCCGAACCGTACCGGCGTCGAAATGGTGGCAAACACGTCGTCAAGTTCAGATGCTGGCCGAGAGAACTGCTGAAGCGTAAAGGCTTCTGACGCATCCTTCCATTGGCGCAGCAGTTCGACGGAAAAATCCGCCTTGGCGTTATCGACTCTGTCAGCACAGGATGTGCAAAGCCAAATGCCATTTGAGGCGTGGCGTCTCTGTTCTGATGTAAGGCTCGCGTCGTACCTGGGACCGCCTGGAGAGGCAGCAGTGATGTGCGCCGCCTTGCCTTGATTGTAAGCCTCGCCCGGATCAACCTGGGGTGCCGTCGTCCAAGTTTGACACTGAGGATTCGAGCAACGGTAACCAACTCGGCTCGCGATGACTCTTTTAGTCCTAGGACTGAAACCGTCCCTCATGGTATGTTCCCGTGCGTCAAAGATCGCGATGAGTAGACCACGTCTGTCTGCGCACCATAGAATACTTGCCGTTCTTTAAGCCTCCAAGCGATGGCGAGAATAGATATGGATTTCGACAAATTACCAACGGACAATCTCTACAAGGTGCTTGCCATCGGCGGCTTGGCATTGACTGTCACAGCGTTCTTTTGGCCGTTTCAAATCGGCTATCAAATCCAAGATGAGATTGCACCGATTCTGCGCCAGCAGGCTTCTCGGGTGGTGACTGTTGAAGTGCTGATTGCGGACGGCCGCGTGAAGGCGGGAGACAAAAGTCAGTGGAGAGCATTGCCCACGTCGTCATTTAACACTTCTGACGGGTCTATTCGCGATGATATTCGCAAGTCATTATCGACTAACTATCAGACCTTTACGGCAGCCATACTCGATTCTACTGATAGCAAGAACAGCGAGGCAGTAAAGAAAAAGCTGCGAGAAAAGGGCGTGGATTTGTCCACGGTTCCGGAGAAAACCATCCGCGAATCCGTGGATGAGGTTCTGCCAGAAGACATCGCGAAGATGCGCCAGGCGCGAGACGATATGTTCCAGATACTCAATGATCTTGAGATCGTGTGGCGAAAGATGGACTACGCGGCGACTTGTCAGCGATATGGCCGAGTCGGGATTGTTGTGGGGGCGATTCTGACGGTAGTCGGCTTTGCATTGTGGTACTTCAAACTTCAGCGATACCACGACGCTGCTGCAAAGCGGGAAGCCGCCAAGGCTATTTGAAAGGGCAATCAACGGTCTGCTCCTCGACGGTCCCCGAGGTAGAATGGTGTCCCCATGTCCCCAGGCACACCCGCTGGCGGTTTCTTTACTCGTTGCGACGCCCCAGGCAATTTTGCACCTGAACGGA
Protein-coding sequences here:
- a CDS encoding alpha-amylase family glycosyl hydrolase, with amino-acid sequence MSPPLYPSLYQMNTRVWLTALSRALGRRATLDDIPGDELDRLAARGFDWIWFLSVWQTGQVGRDISRSNLPWRREFEEALPDLVEEDIAGSGFAISGYTVHRDLGGDQALARLRERLEQRGLKLVLDFVPNHTALDHPWVEMHPAYYIAGTEVDVARAPQNYARVKCASGDRILALGRDPYFPGWPDVVQLNYGNSETQQAMIDELQKIAGQCDGVRCDMAMLVLPEIFERTWGIKAHPFWPRAITQVREKVPGFCFMAECYWDLEWTLQQQGFDYTYDKRLYDRLREKQARPVREHLRAGLDYQDKLMRFLENHDEPRAAAVFSPPTHEAAAVITYLTPGLRFFHQGQFEGRKKHISPHLCRAPEEPIDERLQGFYARLLAVLQQPVVREGRWQLLECGPAWEGDWTNDCFVAFSWESDGGERLIVGVNFAANQSQCYVRLPFTDMAGTQWRLEDQLSDAVYERHGHDLQQRGLYLDAGPWQSAIFSLTPSDVRR